One genomic segment of Amycolatopsis sp. WQ 127309 includes these proteins:
- a CDS encoding limonene-1,2-epoxide hydrolase family protein, producing MTEDPQAVVTGFLKALEDLDIDRALTFAASDIVYQNVPLPPARGVAAVEKQLRLMARFGSGFEARTHHIAADGNIVLTERTDVLRRGAWEAEFWVCGTFEVEGGRIVLWRDYFDWTTVLAASAKGAGRVALAGARTLIGRYRARSAVR from the coding sequence ATGACCGAAGACCCCCAGGCAGTGGTGACCGGTTTCCTCAAGGCTCTCGAAGACCTCGACATCGACCGCGCGCTGACGTTCGCGGCGAGCGACATCGTGTACCAGAACGTGCCGTTGCCGCCCGCTCGCGGCGTCGCCGCGGTCGAGAAGCAGTTGCGGCTGATGGCCCGGTTCGGTTCCGGTTTCGAAGCGCGCACGCACCACATCGCCGCGGACGGCAACATCGTCCTCACCGAACGCACCGACGTCCTGCGCCGCGGCGCGTGGGAAGCGGAGTTCTGGGTGTGCGGCACGTTCGAGGTCGAAGGCGGCCGGATCGTGCTGTGGCGCGACTACTTCGACTGGACGACGGTGCTCGCAGCGAGCGCGAAGGGCGCCGGGCGGGTCGCGCTGGCCGGCGCGCGGACGCTCATCGGCCGTTATCGGGCGAGGTCCGCCGTCCGCTGA